One window from the genome of Micromonospora aurantiaca ATCC 27029 encodes:
- a CDS encoding GNAT family N-acetyltransferase: MDSSHPSMAGVVHEAPGSTVRLRPVAEDDLAMLRRFAVEPGLIGLDWAGFQDAAAPARRFAEDGYLGDRSGGLIVQVEPPDAPVGYLSYLQRESGRAPYWEIGIVLLPEWRGRGLGWRAQALLCDYLFSHTPAQRIQAGTHPENAAEQRSLEKAGFQLEGVLRSCEFRAGAWRDGWLYSRLRDDPSPL; this comes from the coding sequence ATGGACAGCTCCCATCCGTCGATGGCCGGCGTCGTGCACGAGGCGCCCGGCTCGACCGTACGACTGCGCCCGGTGGCCGAGGACGATCTCGCGATGCTGCGCCGGTTCGCTGTCGAACCCGGGCTGATCGGCCTCGACTGGGCCGGCTTCCAGGACGCCGCCGCGCCGGCCCGCCGCTTCGCCGAGGACGGCTATCTCGGCGACCGGAGCGGTGGCCTGATCGTCCAGGTCGAGCCCCCGGACGCGCCGGTCGGTTACCTCAGCTACCTGCAGCGCGAGAGCGGGCGGGCACCGTACTGGGAGATCGGGATCGTGCTGCTGCCCGAGTGGCGCGGCCGGGGTCTCGGCTGGCGAGCGCAGGCGCTGCTCTGCGACTACCTGTTCAGCCACACCCCGGCGCAGCGCATCCAGGCCGGCACCCATCCCGAGAACGCCGCCGAGCAGCGGTCGCTGGAGAAGGCCGGCTTCCAACTGGAGGGAGTTCTGCGGTCCTGCGAGTTCCGGGCCGGCGCCTGGCGCGACGGGTGGCTCTACAGCCGGCTGCGCGACGACCCGTCGCCGCTGTGA
- a CDS encoding STAS domain-containing protein → MDQGGAAPVFSVTAQADGDQLRVQVTGEVDMATADTMFQTALREPTKRLTLDLRAVTFFDSAAIHAVVRLAQRFPDALTVLPSPQVRRVLDISGLGDQDWLAG, encoded by the coding sequence GTGGATCAAGGGGGCGCGGCGCCCGTCTTCTCCGTGACGGCGCAGGCCGACGGCGACCAACTGCGCGTCCAGGTGACCGGCGAGGTCGACATGGCGACCGCCGACACCATGTTCCAGACGGCGCTCCGCGAGCCCACCAAGCGGCTCACGCTCGACCTGCGGGCGGTCACCTTCTTCGACTCGGCCGCCATCCACGCGGTGGTCCGGCTCGCCCAGCGGTTCCCGGACGCGTTGACCGTGCTGCCGTCGCCGCAGGTCCGGCGTGTGCTGGACATCTCCGGCCTCGGCGACCAGGACTGGCTCGCCGGCTAG
- the map gene encoding type I methionyl aminopeptidase has translation MTVRAPLTPGTLSPWRAVPAHIPRPEYVGKKRPQEWRGSHVQTPETIEKMRVAGRLAAQATQLAGEHCKPGVTTDEIDKVVHEFLCDHGAYPSTLGYRGFPKSCCTSLNEVICHGIPDTTVLQDGDIINVDVTAYLNGVHGDTDATFCVGEVSEEARLLVERTHTAMMRGIKAIAPGRQINVIGRVIESYAKRFGYGVVRDFTGHGIGEAFHSGLYVPHYDSPRPTDVMEPGMTFTVEPMITLGTYQYDMWDDGWTVVTKDRRWTAQFEHTIVVTDDGYEILTLP, from the coding sequence ATGACCGTCCGTGCGCCGCTGACCCCCGGCACGCTCTCCCCGTGGCGAGCGGTCCCCGCCCACATCCCGCGCCCGGAGTACGTGGGTAAGAAGCGCCCCCAGGAGTGGCGCGGATCGCACGTGCAGACGCCGGAGACCATCGAGAAGATGCGCGTCGCGGGGCGTCTCGCCGCCCAGGCCACCCAGCTCGCCGGTGAGCACTGCAAGCCCGGGGTGACCACCGACGAGATCGACAAGGTGGTGCACGAGTTCCTCTGCGACCACGGCGCCTACCCGTCGACGCTCGGCTACCGGGGCTTCCCCAAGTCGTGCTGCACCAGCCTCAACGAGGTGATCTGCCACGGCATCCCGGACACCACGGTGCTCCAGGACGGCGACATCATCAACGTCGACGTCACCGCGTACCTGAACGGCGTGCACGGCGACACCGACGCCACGTTCTGCGTGGGCGAGGTGAGCGAGGAGGCCCGCCTGCTGGTCGAGCGGACCCACACGGCGATGATGCGCGGCATCAAGGCCATCGCGCCGGGGCGGCAGATCAACGTCATCGGCCGGGTGATCGAGTCGTACGCCAAGCGCTTCGGCTACGGCGTGGTCCGCGACTTCACCGGGCACGGCATCGGCGAGGCGTTCCACAGTGGCCTCTACGTGCCGCACTACGACAGCCCGCGCCCCACCGACGTGATGGAGCCCGGCATGACGTTCACCGTCGAGCCGATGATCACGCTCGGCACCTACCAGTACGACATGTGGGACGACGGCTGGACGGTGGTCACCAAGGACCGCCGGTGGACGGCCCAGTTCGAGCACACCATCGTCGTGACCGACGACGGCTACGAGATCCTGACGCTGCCGTGA
- a CDS encoding SpoIIE family protein phosphatase: MSSAHGGGEDGRSSPAAGEASLPPLLAAAFAAGGEMGGRLRGFDWSTTALGSPDRWPAALCHAVSTMLSSRAQMVVFWGEEHLAFYNDAYRPTIGDKHPAVIGQPARLHWAETWDVLGPLLDGVRRTGVPYRGENHPFVLDRHGFLEDVYFDVSYDPIRSADGTVGGLFCFVNETTGRVLGERRLRALAELGNELGDVPGMLELGQAVTRVLDAHRADVPFSALWFADERGTLVQGGCSGVDPATVADPPPGLPEGEPFTEPRRIATADLPGDVPPDAAGQALLLPLTATNEPAGALLLGVSRRLPFTDDYRDFVDLVAAQVSRAVGKQRAYEQERARAAELAALDRAKTNFFANVSHEFRTPLTLVLGPMEEMLADRELPERYLDRLTVMHRNGLRLLKLVNTVLDFSRLESGRLAARYQPTDLSDYTSRLASTFRSATERAGLRLVVDCPPLPAPVYVDRDMWEKIVLNLLSNAVKFTFDGEIRVRVRADDGAAVLEVTDTGVGIAPEELPQVFERFHRVAGARSRTHEGTGIGLALVRELVEMHGGTVTAHSVVDRGTTFTVTMPFGYAHLPADRVAALSPVPLTEPEQARLYVAETALWTDEVARPTGLPEASGAPGGSGRILFADDNSDLREHVVRLLSPAYEVVAVPDGVEALRLAVETPFDLVLTDVMMPRLDGFGLVAALRAEPATRHVPIVLLSARAGAAEEVAGLSTGADDYLTKPFSSQELVARVRANVELGQLRGQIIRRLRALADAAVEINTARSTAEVVRVAARHALRLAEAGRVRVTATGVRHEEDAGGDLPAEPTVVLPLTGTAGEQLGELRVWRREGGGTEEAALTELARLIGVRLENAQLYEAEHHIATTLQHSLLPRTLPQLPGAVVASRYLPGSADVEVGGDWYDVMATADDDLVLVIGDVVGKGVRAAAAMGQLRNALRAYVLEGYDPGEALTRLNRLVHSAGSGSFATVVCLGFSPRTGRIRYASAGHPSPLLIRGDDVAFLHDRALGPPIGAIPGAVYPAAEGELAPGNRLLLYTDGLIEDRSAGIDAGLGQLRADATARAGHVADLVDAVMARVAERSRHDDVAVLALEAAELNRFALRLPADPTRLSVLRKRLEDFLVAHQVGETDLFDLTVAVSEAAANAIEHPVDPVDPTIEVEVTIADRTVTATIRDSGRWRESSGSTFRGRGLALIQALGEMNVTRSANGTELTLRRRLADQAPPSGR; encoded by the coding sequence ATGAGCTCGGCCCACGGGGGCGGGGAGGACGGTCGTTCGTCCCCGGCGGCCGGCGAGGCGTCCCTACCGCCACTGCTCGCCGCGGCGTTCGCCGCCGGCGGTGAGATGGGCGGCCGGCTGCGCGGCTTCGACTGGTCCACCACCGCCCTCGGCAGCCCGGACCGCTGGCCCGCGGCGCTGTGCCACGCCGTGAGCACGATGCTGTCGTCCCGCGCCCAGATGGTCGTCTTCTGGGGCGAGGAGCACCTGGCCTTCTACAACGACGCCTACCGGCCGACCATCGGCGACAAGCACCCGGCCGTGATCGGGCAGCCCGCCCGGCTGCACTGGGCGGAGACCTGGGACGTGCTCGGCCCGCTGCTGGACGGAGTGCGCCGCACCGGCGTGCCGTACCGGGGCGAGAACCACCCCTTCGTGCTCGACCGCCACGGTTTCCTGGAGGACGTCTACTTCGACGTCTCGTACGACCCGATCCGCAGCGCCGACGGCACCGTCGGCGGTCTGTTCTGCTTCGTCAACGAGACCACCGGCCGGGTGCTCGGCGAGCGCCGGCTGCGCGCCCTCGCCGAGCTGGGCAACGAGCTGGGCGATGTACCCGGCATGCTCGAACTGGGCCAGGCCGTCACCCGGGTGCTCGACGCCCACCGCGCCGACGTGCCGTTCAGCGCGCTGTGGTTCGCCGACGAGCGCGGCACACTCGTGCAGGGCGGCTGCTCCGGCGTGGATCCGGCCACCGTCGCCGATCCGCCGCCCGGCCTGCCCGAGGGCGAGCCGTTCACCGAGCCGCGCCGGATCGCCACCGCCGACCTGCCGGGCGACGTGCCGCCGGACGCCGCCGGCCAGGCGCTCCTGCTGCCGCTGACCGCCACGAACGAGCCGGCCGGCGCGCTGCTGCTCGGGGTGTCGCGCCGGCTGCCGTTCACCGACGACTACCGCGACTTCGTCGACCTGGTCGCCGCACAGGTGTCCCGGGCCGTGGGCAAGCAGCGGGCGTACGAGCAGGAACGCGCCCGCGCCGCCGAGCTGGCCGCGCTGGACCGTGCCAAGACCAACTTCTTCGCCAACGTCAGCCACGAGTTCCGTACCCCGCTCACGCTGGTCCTCGGGCCGATGGAGGAGATGCTCGCCGACCGGGAGCTGCCCGAGCGGTACCTCGACCGGCTCACCGTCATGCACCGCAACGGGCTGCGCCTGCTCAAGCTGGTCAACACGGTGCTCGACTTCTCCCGGCTGGAGTCCGGCCGGCTGGCCGCCCGCTACCAGCCCACCGACCTGTCCGACTACACCTCCCGGCTGGCCAGCACGTTCCGCTCGGCCACCGAGCGGGCCGGGCTGCGCCTGGTGGTGGACTGCCCGCCGCTGCCCGCGCCGGTCTACGTCGACCGGGACATGTGGGAGAAGATCGTCCTCAACCTGCTGTCGAACGCGGTCAAGTTCACGTTCGACGGCGAGATCCGGGTCCGGGTCCGCGCGGACGACGGCGCCGCCGTCCTGGAGGTGACCGACACCGGCGTCGGCATCGCGCCGGAGGAACTGCCGCAGGTCTTCGAGCGGTTCCACCGGGTGGCCGGCGCCCGCTCGCGTACCCACGAGGGCACCGGCATCGGGCTCGCCCTGGTCCGCGAGCTGGTCGAGATGCACGGCGGCACGGTGACCGCGCACAGCGTCGTGGACCGGGGCACCACGTTCACCGTGACCATGCCCTTCGGGTACGCGCACCTGCCCGCCGACCGGGTGGCCGCGCTGTCCCCGGTCCCGCTGACCGAACCGGAGCAGGCCCGCCTGTACGTCGCCGAGACGGCGCTCTGGACCGACGAGGTGGCCCGCCCCACCGGGCTGCCGGAGGCGTCCGGCGCGCCGGGTGGGTCCGGTCGCATCCTGTTCGCCGACGACAACTCCGACCTGCGCGAGCACGTCGTCCGGCTGCTGTCCCCGGCGTACGAGGTGGTGGCCGTGCCGGACGGCGTGGAGGCGCTGCGGCTGGCCGTCGAGACCCCGTTCGACCTGGTGCTGACCGACGTGATGATGCCCCGGCTGGACGGCTTCGGGCTGGTCGCCGCGCTGCGGGCCGAGCCGGCCACCCGGCACGTGCCGATCGTGCTGCTCTCCGCACGGGCCGGCGCCGCCGAGGAGGTCGCGGGTCTGTCCACCGGCGCCGACGACTACCTGACCAAGCCCTTCTCCAGCCAGGAGCTGGTGGCCCGGGTGCGGGCCAACGTCGAGCTGGGCCAGTTGCGCGGGCAGATCATCCGCCGGCTGCGGGCACTCGCCGACGCCGCCGTGGAGATCAACACCGCCCGGTCCACCGCCGAGGTGGTCCGGGTGGCCGCCCGGCACGCGCTGCGCCTGGCCGAGGCCGGACGGGTCCGGGTCACCGCCACCGGGGTCCGCCACGAGGAGGACGCCGGCGGTGACCTGCCCGCCGAGCCGACAGTGGTGCTGCCGCTCACCGGCACCGCCGGCGAGCAGCTCGGCGAGCTGCGGGTGTGGCGCCGCGAGGGCGGCGGCACCGAGGAGGCGGCGCTCACCGAACTGGCCCGGCTGATCGGCGTGCGGCTGGAGAACGCCCAGCTCTACGAGGCCGAGCACCACATCGCGACCACACTCCAGCACAGCCTGCTGCCGCGTACGCTGCCGCAGTTGCCCGGCGCGGTGGTGGCCAGCCGCTACCTGCCAGGCAGCGCCGACGTGGAGGTCGGCGGCGACTGGTACGACGTGATGGCCACCGCCGACGACGACCTGGTGCTGGTCATCGGCGACGTGGTGGGCAAGGGCGTGCGGGCCGCCGCGGCGATGGGCCAGCTCCGCAACGCGCTTCGGGCGTACGTCCTGGAGGGCTACGACCCGGGCGAGGCGCTGACCCGGCTCAACCGGCTGGTCCACTCCGCCGGCAGCGGCTCCTTCGCCACTGTGGTCTGCCTCGGCTTCTCCCCGCGCACGGGCAGGATCCGGTACGCGAGCGCGGGTCATCCGTCACCCCTGCTGATCCGAGGAGACGACGTGGCGTTCCTGCACGATCGGGCTCTCGGACCGCCGATCGGGGCGATCCCCGGCGCCGTCTACCCGGCCGCCGAAGGCGAACTCGCGCCGGGCAACCGGCTCCTGCTCTACACCGACGGCCTGATCGAGGACCGGTCCGCGGGCATCGACGCCGGGCTGGGCCAGTTGCGGGCCGACGCGACGGCGCGCGCCGGGCACGTGGCGGACCTGGTCGACGCCGTCATGGCCCGGGTGGCCGAGCGGTCCCGGCACGACGACGTGGCGGTGCTCGCGCTGGAGGCGGCCGAACTGAACCGGTTCGCGCTGCGCCTGCCCGCCGACCCGACCCGGCTCAGCGTGCTCCGCAAGCGGCTGGAGGACTTCCTCGTCGCCCACCAGGTCGGCGAGACCGACCTGTTCGACCTGACCGTGGCGGTCTCCGAGGCGGCGGCGAACGCGATCGAGCACCCGGTCGACCCGGTGGACCCGACGATCGAGGTCGAGGTGACGATCGCCGACCGGACGGTCACCGCGACCATCCGGGACAGCGGACGCTGGCGGGAGTCGAGCGGGTCGACCTTCCGGGGGCGCGGGCTGGCGCTGATCCAGGCGCTGGGGGAGATGAACGTGACCCGTTCCGCGAACGGCACCGAGCTGACGCTGCGCCGCCGGCTGGCCGACCAGGCGCCGCCCTCGGGACGCTGA
- a CDS encoding GNAT family N-acetyltransferase: MTPPPSVTFDRRRPDELTSVVDALADLYALVYAEPPYLEGPAQVARFRTGLPDEAARPGFHLVLAWEGEELIGAAYGWTMAAGTWWSRAKDEPPAEVRNRDKFAVLEWIVHPRHRSRGVGAELMRRLLQGRQESWATLASDPRSRASGIYRRNGWRVAGHSELPWGPSMELLVRDLARVAAGDRSGGGGPWRST, from the coding sequence GTGACGCCTCCGCCGTCCGTCACCTTCGACCGACGCCGTCCGGACGAGCTGACGTCTGTCGTCGACGCTCTCGCCGACCTGTACGCGCTGGTCTACGCCGAGCCGCCCTACCTCGAAGGCCCGGCACAGGTCGCCCGGTTCCGGACCGGGCTGCCCGACGAGGCGGCGCGGCCGGGATTCCACCTTGTCCTGGCTTGGGAAGGCGAGGAACTGATCGGAGCGGCGTACGGGTGGACCATGGCCGCCGGCACCTGGTGGTCTCGGGCGAAGGATGAACCCCCGGCCGAGGTACGGAACCGCGACAAGTTCGCCGTACTGGAATGGATCGTGCATCCGCGGCATCGATCTCGTGGCGTCGGCGCGGAGTTGATGCGTCGGCTTCTTCAGGGGCGCCAGGAGAGCTGGGCGACCCTCGCCTCCGATCCGCGAAGCCGGGCGAGCGGCATCTATCGCCGCAACGGCTGGCGAGTTGCTGGGCACTCCGAGCTGCCGTGGGGTCCTTCGATGGAACTACTGGTCCGCGATCTGGCTAGGGTTGCCGCAGGCGACCGCTCGGGCGGAGGTGGACCGTGGCGCTCGACGTGA
- a CDS encoding VIT1/CCC1 transporter family protein — MTDTPAALREAHHADVSGGWLRPAVFGAMDGLVTNIALIAGVGGGGVSPRSVVLTGTAGLVAGAISMGLGEYTSVRSANEQVAAEVAKERRELERHPEAEARELADAWVARGLPRELATQVAEAVRANPEEALRVHVREELGVDPDDQPSPWAAAISSFICFSIGALVPLLPYLLGFTSLWLALGVGGVGLFVAGAIVARFTNRAWWRAGLRQLLLGALAAGATYLIGALIGVGGGIG; from the coding sequence GTGACCGACACCCCTGCGGCACTGCGCGAGGCGCACCACGCGGACGTCTCCGGCGGCTGGCTGCGTCCGGCCGTCTTCGGCGCGATGGACGGGCTGGTCACCAACATCGCGCTGATCGCCGGCGTGGGCGGCGGCGGGGTGTCGCCGCGCAGCGTGGTGCTGACCGGCACGGCCGGCCTGGTGGCCGGCGCCATCTCGATGGGCCTCGGCGAGTACACGAGTGTCCGGTCCGCGAACGAGCAGGTCGCCGCCGAGGTGGCCAAGGAGCGGCGCGAGCTGGAACGCCACCCGGAGGCCGAGGCCCGGGAACTGGCCGACGCCTGGGTCGCCCGTGGACTGCCCCGCGAGCTGGCGACGCAGGTCGCCGAGGCGGTACGCGCCAACCCGGAGGAGGCGCTGCGGGTGCACGTACGGGAGGAGCTGGGCGTCGACCCCGACGACCAGCCCAGCCCGTGGGCCGCCGCGATCTCGTCGTTCATCTGTTTCTCGATCGGCGCGCTGGTGCCGCTGCTGCCGTACCTGCTCGGTTTCACCAGCCTCTGGCTGGCGCTCGGCGTCGGCGGCGTCGGCCTCTTCGTCGCCGGTGCGATCGTGGCCCGGTTCACCAACCGCGCCTGGTGGCGTGCCGGTCTGCGGCAGTTGCTGCTCGGCGCGCTGGCGGCCGGCGCCACCTACCTGATCGGCGCGCTGATCGGCGTCGGCGGCGGCATCGGCTGA
- a CDS encoding gamma-glutamyl-gamma-aminobutyrate hydrolase family protein translates to MSARRPVIGITAYVEPAGWAVWRDVPATLVPHAYVRSVTAAGGRAVVLPPDDADADVLGLLDGLLLAGGADVGPERYGEPPDPRTESRPERDAGETTLLTAALAADLPVLGVCRGMQLLAVAYGGLLHQHLPDVVGHDGHRPAPGVYGSHPVRFAAGSRTAEVMAGVDRVNSYHHQAVADPGGLAVTGWADDGVIEAVEDPARRFVLGVQWHPENEAEPRPVAALVRAAMSARSHTRVS, encoded by the coding sequence GTGAGCGCGAGAAGGCCGGTCATCGGCATCACCGCGTACGTCGAGCCGGCCGGCTGGGCGGTGTGGCGGGACGTGCCGGCGACGCTCGTGCCGCACGCGTACGTCCGCTCGGTCACCGCGGCGGGCGGCCGGGCCGTCGTGCTGCCCCCGGACGACGCCGACGCGGACGTGCTGGGGCTGCTGGACGGGCTGCTGCTGGCTGGCGGCGCGGACGTCGGGCCGGAGCGGTACGGCGAGCCGCCGGACCCGCGTACCGAGAGCCGGCCGGAGCGCGACGCGGGGGAGACGACGCTGCTGACCGCCGCGCTCGCCGCCGACCTGCCGGTGCTGGGCGTGTGCCGGGGCATGCAACTGCTGGCGGTGGCGTACGGCGGCCTGCTGCACCAGCACCTGCCGGACGTGGTCGGGCACGACGGGCACCGTCCCGCGCCGGGCGTCTACGGGTCGCATCCGGTGCGCTTCGCCGCCGGCAGCCGGACCGCCGAGGTGATGGCCGGGGTGGACCGGGTCAACTCGTACCACCATCAGGCGGTGGCCGACCCCGGCGGCCTGGCGGTGACCGGCTGGGCCGACGACGGGGTGATCGAGGCGGTGGAGGATCCGGCGCGGCGGTTCGTGCTCGGGGTGCAGTGGCATCCGGAGAACGAGGCCGAGCCGCGGCCGGTGGCCGCGCTGGTCCGGGCCGCGATGTCGGCTAGATCACACACCCGCGTTTCGTAG